In Chryseobacterium salivictor, the DNA window GAAGATGGTAGACGGAAAATGACAGTACCCCCACCAACTGTTAACAGAAGTATGGCGGTGTACGGAGGTGTACTTTTTTGCGAGTCCCCCCGCATGGGGAAATTTGAGGAAAGATCATTGTGGAAGGACCATTTCATTATTGATGTCTATAAAACATATTCTGCAGAATATTGGGGGAGTTTTTATATTCCGAAAGGAAGAGAGAAAACGCTACGGATGCTGGCTACGGATCAATACTTATTTGTATTGTCCGGTACAAAAATTATCAGGTACCGGTGGAATAAATCGGTCAAAGATAGTTTTCAATAAGGGAGACGCCGAAAACCCGACTTAGAGTAGGCACTTAATTTTTAAATTTAAAAAAATGAAAAATTTAAAGAATTTCATTTTACCGGCAGCTTTTGCAGTATTAGGTGTCGGTAGCGCGTTTGCTTCAAAACCAGCCAAAACAAACGATGCAGCAATCGTAGACGGTCATGTTAAACGTCCGAACGAACAGGTAAAATGCCAGAACACGCATATTAGATGCAGTACTACAGGAACTCAAACCTGTACTGCGGATGTAGGAATGGGACCGGAAATTTTATACAATCTGGTAGGGACAAGCTGTCCAACGGAATTATATTTTCAATAATAAAAAAGGGGATGCTGAACAGCATCCCTTTTATTTTATTTGGTAATCCAAACCGCATCTGCCCCTTTAAGATAATGCGCAAACCAATCTGAAACCTTTGAATATAAATCCAGCTTTGAAGCGGAATCGTGAACTGAATGACCTTCGTTTTTGTAAAACAGTGCTACGACCATCTTTTTACTTCTTCTCAGTGCAAGATAGAACTCCATCGTTTGTTCCCAATGAATGTTTGCATCCTGTTTGCCCGTCCATAAAAGAATGGGTGAATTCACCTGATCTGCATACTGGACCGGACTGTTTTTCAGATAGATCTCCTTGTCCTGAAAAAACGGTGTCCCAATCCGATATTGCCCGTCCTCAAATTGCCAGAAAAAAGGACTGTAAAAGTTCGTATTGTAGGAAAAGTAGGACTTTACAAGATCGCTGTTCCCCGAACCGGAAACAAATGCCGCAAATTTATCGGAGTGTGTAGCGATAAAATTGGTTTCGTAGCCTCCGTGAGAATGTCCAATTAATCCCACTTTTGTGAAG includes these proteins:
- a CDS encoding DUF6520 family protein, giving the protein MKNLKNFILPAAFAVLGVGSAFASKPAKTNDAAIVDGHVKRPNEQVKCQNTHIRCSTTGTQTCTADVGMGPEILYNLVGTSCPTELYFQ